In Chitinophaga nivalis, a single genomic region encodes these proteins:
- a CDS encoding tetratricopeptide repeat protein encodes MKITLGLQLHPHTIHTPKAAFVPGATAAGWLQEISSWGMDMLALRAIAVPADISSITPAGLLVLFQDTPVPDSSRIRYPYGLLGNKLFVPVNATLTPAVSDAELPGILIWDLQLLHPTTGFIGFAETDLFPLQDLLQYTTAGSANWDYARNGITPPAKLTYIRIQPATTGLFDDIHETINSRPLEEMMVHQNTSSRLKDKLLYIFTNSLLWLFRGLKRLLPGTPDLSRYKWMKWVKATQASIEEKRQHELEKLMRLFDTDMNTALQYAIPLDQPYASRGTAATPGTQLVKRDTAFSLGKLKSNSGPADEWNTDTYYAALRNKYQLAAAHAIAQKDYKKAAYVYAALLGDYSNAANVLEQGGYFREAAALYESHLNKPATAAACLERGGLLLEAIGLYASLEQYEKAGDLYVTLQQPEKAGDLYQVSLQKAIAANEPLEAARISRHKLQQPEQAAGLLLDGWQHHTQHERCLQQYFEVATPLPQAIQQVYTTHTPAHRFKSFIQVLQQVTTTHNDPVVKNIAVDIAYEIVSKQSLENNGENLFALSNFFPADPLLTSDLTRYLHTMPPPVSPPINTFRFAADVTWLTGTSWKGQALLIGVKANGIYLLRFDLVKNWAYVLWPGNYTPDLQFTLVHNARFSEAIMVHGSQPLRMETKRLENKDTPDSFFRDVVITCPDWLPTGLLGYCLTEKDVITIHHASGVLVLSHYSYTGQLAYAVDCKVDGATVQVDLAINIPVQGIIYRGQHLFFSAGSSLIKCDLSGNMQLFDMGHHIYRMYANPDEKELKISISSSGGAFVLSNTESETTWKRIFLTRSGTRATWVKHLPEGIVLVGEDNKVKIYRSNDDTTPGHYNQLETGTKICAVLPAAQPGHMIVFEVNGQAGIHPL; translated from the coding sequence ATGAAGATAACACTGGGTTTACAACTCCATCCGCATACGATACATACGCCGAAAGCCGCCTTCGTGCCTGGCGCCACTGCTGCCGGATGGTTGCAGGAAATCAGCAGCTGGGGTATGGATATGCTGGCGCTGCGGGCCATAGCCGTACCGGCAGACATCAGTAGTATTACACCCGCCGGGTTGCTCGTATTATTTCAGGACACACCGGTACCGGACAGCAGCCGTATCCGATATCCCTACGGGCTCCTGGGCAACAAACTATTTGTACCGGTAAATGCCACCCTGACGCCTGCTGTCAGCGATGCAGAGCTACCGGGTATACTCATATGGGATTTGCAGCTGTTACACCCCACCACTGGCTTCATCGGATTTGCGGAAACAGACCTGTTTCCATTACAAGACTTACTGCAATATACCACCGCCGGATCGGCTAACTGGGACTATGCCCGTAATGGTATAACGCCACCGGCTAAACTGACCTACATCCGGATACAACCGGCAACCACCGGTTTATTTGATGATATACACGAAACGATCAACAGCAGACCACTGGAGGAGATGATGGTTCATCAAAACACCTCCTCCCGCCTGAAAGATAAGCTCCTCTATATTTTCACCAATAGTCTGCTCTGGTTATTCCGGGGCCTGAAACGACTGCTGCCTGGCACACCGGATTTATCGCGCTACAAATGGATGAAATGGGTGAAAGCAACCCAGGCGTCTATTGAAGAAAAACGGCAGCATGAACTGGAAAAGCTGATGCGGTTATTTGATACTGATATGAATACCGCTTTACAGTATGCCATTCCCCTGGATCAGCCCTATGCCTCCCGGGGCACAGCCGCAACACCCGGTACTCAGCTGGTCAAGCGGGATACAGCCTTCTCTCTTGGTAAATTGAAAAGCAACAGCGGCCCTGCAGATGAATGGAACACGGATACCTATTATGCTGCCTTACGCAACAAATACCAGCTGGCGGCTGCCCATGCCATTGCGCAAAAAGACTATAAAAAAGCGGCCTACGTGTATGCGGCCCTGTTAGGCGACTACTCCAATGCCGCCAATGTGCTGGAACAAGGTGGCTACTTCCGTGAAGCAGCCGCCCTGTATGAAAGTCATCTCAACAAACCTGCAACAGCGGCAGCCTGCCTGGAAAGAGGCGGACTATTGCTGGAAGCCATCGGCTTGTATGCATCACTGGAGCAGTATGAAAAAGCCGGTGATCTGTATGTCACCCTGCAACAACCGGAGAAGGCCGGTGATTTGTATCAGGTAAGTCTGCAAAAAGCGATTGCCGCCAACGAGCCGCTGGAAGCAGCCCGCATCTCGCGTCATAAACTGCAGCAACCCGAACAGGCAGCCGGTTTACTGCTGGATGGCTGGCAACACCACACACAGCATGAACGATGCCTGCAGCAATATTTTGAAGTAGCTACGCCTCTTCCACAGGCGATACAGCAAGTATACACCACCCATACACCGGCCCATCGTTTTAAGAGTTTTATACAGGTGTTGCAGCAGGTAACCACAACGCATAACGATCCGGTTGTAAAAAATATCGCTGTGGATATTGCCTATGAAATTGTCAGTAAACAATCGCTCGAAAATAATGGAGAAAACCTGTTTGCCCTGAGTAATTTTTTCCCGGCAGATCCGTTGCTGACCAGTGACCTCACCCGTTATCTGCACACGATGCCACCGCCGGTATCCCCTCCCATCAATACTTTCCGGTTTGCAGCAGATGTAACGTGGCTCACCGGCACCAGCTGGAAAGGACAGGCATTGTTAATCGGTGTAAAAGCCAATGGCATTTATCTCCTGCGTTTCGATCTGGTGAAAAACTGGGCATATGTACTCTGGCCAGGCAACTATACGCCTGACCTGCAATTCACGCTGGTACACAATGCCCGGTTCAGCGAGGCAATCATGGTACATGGCAGCCAGCCACTGCGGATGGAAACTAAACGACTGGAAAATAAAGATACGCCCGACTCCTTTTTTCGGGATGTGGTCATCACCTGTCCGGATTGGCTTCCCACTGGTTTATTGGGCTATTGCCTGACAGAAAAGGATGTTATTACGATCCATCACGCCAGCGGTGTACTGGTACTCAGCCACTATTCCTATACAGGACAGCTGGCCTATGCAGTAGATTGCAAAGTAGATGGCGCCACCGTACAGGTAGATCTGGCGATCAATATTCCCGTACAGGGTATCATCTACCGGGGACAGCATCTTTTCTTTTCAGCAGGCAGCAGCCTGATTAAATGCGACCTGTCCGGCAACATGCAGTTGTTTGATATGGGACACCACATTTACCGGATGTATGCCAACCCGGATGAAAAAGAGCTGAAAATAAGCATCTCCTCTTCCGGCGGCGCTTTCGTGCTATCTAATACCGAAAGCGAAACAACCTGGAAGCGTATTTTTCTCACCCGGTCCGGCACCCGGGCCACCTGGGTAAAACATCTGCCGGAAGGTATCGTGTTGGTGGGTGAGGACAATAAAGTAAAGATATACCGATCGAATGATGATACCACTCCCGGTCATTACAACCAGCTGGAAACCGGCACAAAAATATGTGCCGTATTACCGGCGGCACAGCCAGGACATATGATCGTGTTTGAAGTAAATGGTCAGGCAGGTATTCATCCTTTGTAA
- a CDS encoding dipeptide epimerase, translated as MQLTLHPFELKFKHTFRISRKAKDVQPSLVVALSQEGYTGLGETVDNSYYHMTVPDLIAAIEAHRPAIENYTLTQPAIFWQDMYPRFQDNMFALCALDIAAWDLYARQQQKKLYEIWELDISRNPLTDYTIGIDTIENMVIKLKEFPWPIYKIKLGTKEDIDIIRALRQHTDAVFRVDANCAWGVEETLRNAIAMQPLGVEFIEQPMPAEEREGMKRVYEKVALPVIADESCIVEQDVARCHGYFHGINIKLTKCGGITPALRMITEARRLGMKVMTGSMNESTVGTSAAAHLLPLLDYVDMDGPLLLAEDTAEGIRMENGHIIYADRPGTGSVLLPGAPAYKG; from the coding sequence ATGCAATTGACCCTTCATCCGTTTGAACTGAAATTTAAACACACTTTCAGAATTTCCCGGAAGGCAAAAGATGTACAGCCTTCCCTGGTAGTAGCCTTGTCGCAGGAGGGATACACCGGCCTCGGAGAAACCGTGGATAACTCCTATTATCACATGACCGTACCGGATCTGATAGCCGCTATAGAAGCTCACAGACCAGCTATTGAAAATTACACGCTTACACAACCCGCTATCTTCTGGCAGGATATGTATCCCCGGTTCCAGGATAATATGTTTGCCCTTTGTGCACTGGATATTGCTGCCTGGGATCTGTATGCCCGGCAACAACAAAAAAAACTATATGAGATATGGGAGCTGGACATCTCCCGTAATCCGCTCACAGATTATACAATTGGTATTGATACGATCGAAAACATGGTCATCAAACTAAAAGAATTTCCCTGGCCGATCTATAAAATTAAACTGGGTACGAAAGAAGATATCGACATTATCCGCGCACTCCGGCAGCACACCGATGCTGTTTTTCGGGTAGATGCCAATTGTGCGTGGGGAGTAGAAGAAACGTTGCGCAACGCTATTGCCATGCAGCCACTGGGCGTGGAATTTATTGAACAACCGATGCCGGCAGAAGAGAGGGAAGGTATGAAACGGGTATACGAAAAGGTGGCATTACCCGTGATAGCGGATGAAAGTTGTATCGTAGAGCAGGATGTAGCCCGCTGCCATGGCTATTTTCATGGCATCAATATTAAACTGACAAAATGCGGGGGCATTACACCGGCACTTCGCATGATTACGGAAGCACGGCGTTTAGGCATGAAGGTGATGACCGGCAGTATGAATGAAAGTACCGTAGGTACTTCTGCTGCAGCGCATCTGCTGCCTTTGCTGGACTATGTGGATATGGACGGGCCGCTGCTGCTGGCAGAAGATACGGCGGAGGGTATCCGGATGGAAAACGGGCATATCATTTATGCCGACCGTCCCGGTACCGGCAGTGTACTATTGCCAGGCGCCCCGGCTTACAAAGGATGA